TGTTGACAACTTGGAACCAAGGAGCTCTTCCAGATGATGCTGAACAAGGTAAGGCTTTATTGAAGAGGTCTTCCGTTAAAAACGAGAAATTGAGATTGGGATTTTGAGCGACTTCATAGGTTATCTTTGTGTTTACTGCTTTCAGATCTTTGTCAACACGTGCAAACAAATTCGTGGAATTAATTATGTTTCCGCACGTGCATTTACGGCGAACGACTCGAACAAGATTGAAAAAAGTAAGTTAAATGACGGATAAACGTTGCGTTATTTATGGGCTTTTAACACTGTATATGTGCATACAGGGAATGCGTAGAGTCACGCGCAATGAAACCTTATTCTCTTTGTTTGATTCGAATTTTCGACTTGAACTTTGGTAAAGTAAGTTTACTTGAACACTTGTATTCTTTTTACAGGTTTGAATCAAGTCACACTTCTTGGAAGAGTTGGTGGTGAACCACAGAAGCGTGGAAATGAAGAACATCCAGTTGTTACATTTTCTCTTGCTACccatattaattataaatacgaaGGAGGTAACGTTTTTGCTAAACAAATACTAATGTTACAGCGTACTATTAAAACtaaatgatataattatatgaaaaattcCAGGTGACCTTATGCAAAAAACTGATTGGCACAGAATAGCTGTGTTCAAGCCAAACTTAagggaaaatgtatataattatatgagAAAAGGTCAGCGTGTCATGGTAAATGGTAGGCTGAGCTATGGAGAAGTCAAAGATGAAGATGGTAATATGAGGACTGCAACATCCATTATAGCTGacgatattatatttttccagtaaatgtatatatatatatatattcgtatATACTATTAGGcagtttttaataaactttttttataaataccgCAAATCGTCGGGCTTCAAGTTTTTTCCAGTCTAATAACAATGAAATGGTTAGgaaggaaaaataaataaatcacataTGTTCCTTCTTAATAAGTAAATAGGTCTATATTTACAACATTCGTATCTATCATTTTTCAGTaacaatttatataatataataaaatgattctaaatctaaaattttacagacgttataatttttatacaagttTTATCTCTCACTTATTTTTACGCAATATAAACTCTTTTCACCATGTTTTACCGCGCCGGGGTCGTTTTTATCATCCCTAAGATCTATAATATATGCCAGTGGtgctttttcttcttgtaCACCAATTTTcgagtataaattatttacactttgtaaacaaaaactaaatgtaatgtatatataaatacatgtatgtatgtatattacACATACGAATACATGTATACTCTTAATATTGATAATTAATCTTCTCTAGAAAGGGTATACATTTGTCTTCTCAATTAACATCCTTAATCtttcaatttaattatatacatattcgcTCCTTTAAACCTTACAGAGATCACAGTATACAAGTAGCCAGATACAAATTTCAAATCTACGGTAATCACTCGAGGTTCTTTAATAAGAATTTCCTATCAGTTGGCATAGAAAACTTATCAGCatgagtaaataaaaataaaagatattttttatcacatacttatagcaacaaattttccgttgagtaaaaaaaataatttcattatttcatAATCTTTTCCCTAAAGTGTGTTGATCTTCAGCATTGGAAGAATTCAACGTTTTTAGTCTTGAGAAATTTTCTATGACAACGGAATTTCGCAGACCTCTTTTACATGCTTATTAAAGGAATTGCTTCCTTTGTACAAACTTTCACAGTTGAACTTTATAAGTAGTTTTCTCGCGAAAATCAGTAAGGATTCgtgaaaaaatacaatacaCAATTACATTCGAAATGTATTACTCTGGATTGCCACTAGCACGCGTCATCTATAAATTTTCTGCACCGAAGTAGTTGGTCGAGCCAGTGCAAGCCTGGTCGTGGAATGTAAATCACACACCCAGCAACGACGTAGAAATTTCGAATATAAATTTTGGTAGTAAAATATATCATGTAtttatgtatatctatatatatatatctatacttttttatgtataaattcATGTATATAACTCTGGCCCCAAATTTCCATAAATTCCTTCTATGTTTTTTCCACACGGTAGATATACTTTTTCGCTCATTTCTTTAATTTGCTTTATAGCAAGCAACTTATTTACAAACTTATGCACTTACTAGAGTATAATCGATTACAATTACAACACGCACGTGGTGTGTCTCGACCGTTAAAAATCCGCACCATTGATCGAAGACCGTACAGCTAGCGATTCCACACATTTCTCCTACTCGTCATTATACGTAGGTTACATAGCAACAAATTATTGTTCTTGGCACACGGatgattttttataacgttttttttctcgcgtcaTTCATAACAGTAAACTCTACTTCAATATCGCCATTTACACGCACATCCATACAGTCTTACTGTTCACGCaaacgttctctctctctctctctctctctctctctgtcactCTCGTGCATTTGCGAAATGCGCGTAGGCAAATCGTCGAACCGATTTCACAgtgattaataatttataacgtCGCGAACGCGAACAATGGCTGAATCTCTCTAATAACATATCGTGGCATCGCAGTTATTACGAGTATGTcaacaaaaaaatgtaatgtaGAAGAAGTAGTAGCAGTAATAGGaggtaaaaaataaagaaaatcgTAAGTAAGAAAAAGTTAAACCAAAGTCTCAACTCTCTCCGAAGAACAAAAAAGAACCATGTGTCGTCGAGCGCAGAGTTGCGCGTTTTTAACGTGTATAATCTTGACTCGAGGTTCGTTGTAACGAAGAGTATATATCATCTAGATGCGTGTGTCTTCGACGCGTGGATGTATTCAAATCCAAGGATGGCGGGCTGTCGCTGCGGAGGCGTGGGAGGAACAGCTTTTGGAGCTTCCCCGTAGAAGACGTGTGGCGTCGGCAGCGGCAGTGTAGTCTTCCAGTCTCGTCTCGCACgaaggtgtgtgtatatatttgCATGTATAGCTATATTCTTGTGATGAGTTATAACATATATAACGCTGTTGTACTTAAATACGGAAGAAATCGTGATTCTCGGGAAAACGAGTCCATTGCACTTTGGTACTCCTCTCCGAGGAAGAGTCTCCCCCTCTCTTTCGGTCTGTCTCGTAAACACGAAAATCCACAACAAAGGTAtaagcaaacaaagaaacggAACAGAACTCGGCgctgtctttctctctaaaTTCTTCTCCCCGCTTCGTTTTCAACATATCGCGATGATCACACGTGGGAGGCTCGAGCGGTTTCCTCGCTCGGCTCTGGATTCCGGATCGCTGCAGGCGACGAGTATCAGACGTCGCGTCACTTCCTGTCCTCCgagtgttgctgctgctgctgctgctgctgctgctgctgctgctcctgcttGACGAGGCTGTACGCGTGACTCCTGTACTTGGCCGGGGGGTCGTGCAGCGAGAGAGGCTGGGGgtgcggcgacggcggcggcggcggttggtggtggtggtgctgctgctgctgcatctgGTGCTGCTGGTGCGGACTCGAGGGCGGGTTCATGCTC
The sequence above is a segment of the Nasonia vitripennis strain AsymCx chromosome 3, Nvit_psr_1.1, whole genome shotgun sequence genome. Coding sequences within it:
- the LOC100117646 gene encoding single-stranded DNA-binding protein, mitochondrial produces the protein MMLNKIFVNTCKQIRGINYVSARAFTANDSNKIEKSLNQVTLLGRVGGEPQKRGNEEHPVVTFSLATHINYKYEGGDLMQKTDWHRIAVFKPNLRENVYNYMRKGQRVMVNGRLSYGEVKDEDGNMRTATSIIADDIIFFQ